A single region of the Vicia villosa cultivar HV-30 ecotype Madison, WI linkage group LG4, Vvil1.0, whole genome shotgun sequence genome encodes:
- the LOC131594399 gene encoding protein PLASTID MOVEMENT IMPAIRED 1-like: MAAADNSTRRNSNVQLLEELEALSESLYQSHTTTARRTASLTLPRASTPSIPSPKDDNNTAKLDSNRNSEKPRSRRMSLSPWKSRTNIEDVKSSLPSLASSPSSSIQSDNKKFDEKANSAEKKGIWNWKPIRAISHIGKQKISCLFSVEIITAQSLPASMNGLRLSVCVRKKENKDGAVQTMPSRVSQGAADFEETLFIRCNVYCNQQGNGKNLKFESRPFLIYLFAVDAKELNFGRNLVDLSQLIQESIEKSRQGNRVRQWETSFGLSGKANGGELVLKLGFQIIEKDGGVEIYSNEENLKPSSRFKNFTSTFARRQSKSSFSMPSPRIVTRNDAWTPSQRRLAEDIQGMNDMNLDDDDSNPNPNQVHDPYSSSQKVFDDKEKVEDLDLDLPEFEVVDRGVEVEDGREGSEKSFEVKSSSSEIVKEIVHDQLHLARLTELESLSKQIKALESMMGENNKDFDTESQRLDSDEENVTREFLHMLEDQRSRISKINQSEIPHFELEEHDENSSSCGESNSKVYLSDLGKGLGCVVQTKDGGYLASMNPLDNHVARNDTPKLAMQMSKPFVLASQQSLNGFELFQKLASVDLDELTSQIFSLMPIDELLGKTAEQIAFEGIASAIIQGRNKEGASSSAARIVSALKEMANAMSLGRQERISTGIWNVDDIPLTAEKILAFTMQKIEFMAIEALKIQADMAEEEAPFDVSSFHTKEENKEKDLLSSAISLEDWIRDQSFENDELSNITLMFVVQLRDPIRRYEAVGGPMMVLIHATNVDTKGDDDDDDEDDKEKRFRVSSMHVGGFKVRSGDGKKNGWDSEKKRLTSMQWLIEYGLGKGGKKGKHALVKGQDLLWSISSKIVADMWMKPMRNPNVKLV; this comes from the coding sequence ATGGCAGCAGCTGATAACTCTACCAGGAGAAACTCCAATGTTCAGCTTCTTGAAGAGCTTGAGGCTCTAAGTGAATCACTTTACCAATCACACACAACAACAGCTAGAAGAACAGCTTCTCTAACTCTTCCAAGAGCCTCAACTCCTTCCATTCCATCTCCTAAAGATGATAACAACACTGCTAAACTTGACAGCAACAGAAACAGCGAAAAACCGCGGTCGCGCCGCATGTCTTTGTCTCCATGGAAATCAAGAACAAATATTGAAGATGTTAAGTCATCATTACCATCATtagcatcatcaccatcatcatctatTCAATCAGATAACAAGAAGTTCGACGAAAAGGCGAATTCGGCTGAGAAAAAAGGGATATGGAATTGGAAGCCTATAAGGGCTATTTCACATATTGGTAAGCAGAAAATAAGCTGTTTGTTTTCTGTTGAAATAATCACTGCTCAATCACTTCCTGCATCCATGAATGGATTAAGGCTTTCTGTTTGTGTTAGAAAGAAAGAGAACAAAGATGGTGCTGTTCAAACAATGCCATCAAGAGTTTCTCAAGGTGCTGCTGATTTTGAAGAGACACTTTTCATTAGGTGTAATGTTTATTGCAACCAACAAGGTAATGGAAAGAATCTCAAGTTTGAGTCAAGGCCATTTTTGATATACCTTTTCGCAGTCGATGCGAAAGAGCTTAATTTTGGAAGAAATTTAGTGGATTTAAGCCAGTTGATTCAAGAATCGATCGAGAAAAGCCGACAAGGAAATCGAGTTAGACAGTGGGAGACAAGCTTTGGTTTATCAGGAAAAGCAAACGGAGGAGAGTTGGTATTAAAACTCGGGTTTCAGATCATTGAGaaagatggaggagttgaaaTATATAGCAATGAGGAGAATTTGAAGCCTAGTAGTAGGTTCAAAAACTTTACTTCTACGTTCGCTCGTCGACAATCGAAGTCGTCGTTTAGCATGCCTAGTCCAAGAATCGTTACCAGAAACGATGCTTGGACTCCGTCACAGAGAAGGTTAGCAGAAGATATTCAAGGTATGAATGATATgaatcttgatgatgatgattcaaaTCCAAATCCAAATCAAGTTCATGATCCATATTCATCAAGTCAGAAAGTTTTTGATGACAAAGAAAAAGTGGAGGACCTTGATCTTGATCTTCCGGAATTCGAGGTTGTTGATAGAGGAGTCGAAGTTGAAGACGGACGAGAAGGATCTGAGAAATCTTTTGAAGTGAAATCATCTTCAAGTGAAATTGTTAAGGAAATAGTCCATGATCAATTGCACTTAGCAAGATTAACCGAACTCGAATCACTTTCTAAGCAGATAAAGGCTCTTGAATCCATGATGGGAGAAAACAACAAAGATTTTGACACGGAATCGCAAAGATTGgattctgatgaagaaaatgttacaagagagtttcttcatATGCTTGAAGATCAAAGGTCTAGAATATCCAAAATCAACCAATCCGAAATTCCACATTTTGAACTCGAAGAACATGATGAGAATTCTTCATCATGTGGAGAATCCAATTCCAAAGTGTATCTTTCTGATCTTGGAAAAGGCTTAGGTTGCGTTGTTCAAACAAAAGACGGAGGCTACTTAGCATCGATGAATCCCTTAGACAATCATGTAGCTAGAAACGATACTCCGAAGCTCGCAATGCAAATGTCAAAGCCTTTTGTGTTAGCATCTCAACAATCCTTAAACGGATTCGAGTTGTTTCAGAAACTGGCTTCCGTTGATCTTGACGAACTTACTTCTCAAATTTTCTCGTTGATGCCAATAGACGAACTCTTAGGCAAAACTGCTGAACAGATTGCTTTTGAAGGCATTGCTTCTGCTATCATACAAGGTAGAAACAAAGAAGGAGCTAGCTCGAGTGCTGCACGGATAGTTTCCGCGTTGAAAGAAATGGCGAACGCGATGAGTTTAGGAAGGCAAGAAAGAATCTCAACAGGAATTTGGAATGTTGATGATATTCCACTTACGGCAGAGAAGATTCTAGCTTTTACAATGCAGAAGATTGAGTTCATGGCTATTGAAGCATTGAAAATTCAAGCTGATATGGCGGAAGAAGAAGCTCCGTTCGATGTTTCATCATTTCATACAAAGGaagagaacaaagaaaaagaTCTATTGAGTTCGGCTATTTCACTTGAGGATTGGATTAGAGATCAAAGCTTTGAAAACGATGAACTATCGAATATCACATTGATGTTTGTGGTTCAATTAAGGGATCCAATAAGAAGGTATGAAGCAGTTGGAGGACCTATGATGGTGCTAATTCATGCAACAAATGTGGATACAAagggtgatgatgatgatgatgatgaagatgataagGAGAAGAGGTTTAGAGTAAGTAGTATGCATGTGGGAGGGTTTAAGGTGAGGAGTGGTGATGGAAAGAAGAATGGTTGGGATAGTGAGAAGAAAAGGCTAACTTCAATGCAATGGTTGATTGAATATGGATTAGGAAAAGGAGGGAAGAAAGGAAAACATGCATTGGTGAAAGGGCAAGATTTGTTGTGGAGTATTTCATCAAAAATTGTGGCTGATATGTGGATGAAACCTATGAGAAATCCAAATGTTAAACTTGTGTAA
- the LOC131594400 gene encoding eukaryotic peptide chain release factor GTP-binding subunit-like isoform X3 has translation MDIEEDIRSLQLESADIAEDSNGVVSPDDGKTEVEESINTNQDPKPEVQAQSIKTDIKDKEVPPVQDEEDEEVAVKRHLNVVFIGHVDAGKSTTGGQILFLSGQVDERTIQKYEKEAKDKSRESWYMAYIMDTNEEERAKGKTVEVGRAHFETETSRFTILDAPGHKSYVPNMISGASQADIGVLVISARKGEFETGYEKGGQTREHVQLAKTLGVSKLVVVVNKMDDPTVKWSKERYDEIESKMTPFLKQSGYNVKKDVLFLPISGLIGTNLKTRMGKSICPWWDGPCLFEALDAIEIPLRDPKAPFRMPILDKFKDMGTVVMGKVESGSIREGDSLLIMPNKDHVKVVAIFIDENRVKRAGPGENLRVRVSGVEEEDISSGFILSSTANPIPAVTEFVAQLAILELLDNAIFTAGYKAILHVHSVVEECEVIELMHQIDPKTKKPMKKKVLFVKNGAGVVCRIQVSNSICIEKFSDFPQLGRFTLRTEGKTVAVGKVMGF, from the exons ATGG ATATTGAGGAGGACATCCGATCCTTACAGCTTGAGTCGGCAG ACATAGCAGAAGACAGCAATGGGGTTGTAAGTCCAGATGATGGAAAGACAGAAGTCGAGGAATCTATTAATACAAATCAAG ATCCTAAGCCGGAGGTTCAAGCACAATCTATTAAGACTGATATAAAAG ATAAAGAGGTTCCGCcggtgcaagatgaagaggacGAGGAGGTGGCTGTCAAAAGACACTTAAATGTTGTTTTTATTGGTCATGTGG ATGCTGGTAAATCGACAACAGGAGGCCAAATACTTTTCCTCAGTGGTCAGGTCGATGAAAGGACTATCCAAAAATACGAGAAGGAAGCCAAGGACAAAAGTAGAGAGAGCTG GTATATGGCTTACATAATGGACACGAATGAGGAGGAGAGGGCCAAG GGAAAGACAGTTGAAGTTGGAAGAGCACACTTTGAGACAGAGACGTCAAGGTTTACGATTTTGGATGCACCA GGTCATAAGAGTTATGTCCCTAACATGATCAGTGGTGCATCTCAAGCTGATATTGGAGTATTG GTAATCTCTGCTCGAAAGGGAGAATTTGAAACTGGATATGAAAAAGGTGGTCAAACCCGTGAACATGTTCAGCTTGCAAAAACACTGGGTGTGTCTAAGCTCGTTGTTGTTGTTAACAAAATGGACGATCCTACAGTGAAGTGGTCAAAAGAAAG GTATGATGAAATTGAATCGAAAATGACTCCATTTCTTAAGCAATCGGGTTACAATGTGAAGAAAG ATGTCCTGTTTTTACCTATATCTGGGCTGATCGGAACAAACCTAAAAACAAGAATGGGTAAAAGCATTTGTCCATGGTGGGATGGTCCTTGCCTATTTGAAGCTCTTGACGCCATTGAAATTCCTCTACGAGATCCTAAAGCTCCTTTCAG GATGCCCATACTCGACAAATTCAAAGACATGGGTACTGTTGTTATGGGCAAAGTGGAATCTGGTAGTATTCGTGAGGGAGATTCCTTGTTGATTATGCCAAATAAG GATCATGTGAAAGTTGTTGCTATATTTATTGATGAGAATCGAGTTAAACGTGCTGGACCTGGTGAAAATTTACGGGTTAGAGTATCCGGTGTTGAAGAAGAGGACATATCATCTGGATTTATCTTGTCTAGTACTG CAAATCCAATACCAGCTGTAACAGAGTTTGTTGCTCAGTTGGCAATCCTTGAATTGCTAGACAAT GCAATTTTTACTGCTGGGTACAAGGCTATCCTGCATGTCCACTCTGTAGTTGAAGAATGTGAGGTTATTGAGCTCATGCATCAAATTGATCCGAAGACAAAGAAGCCTATGAAAAAGAAAGTCCTCTTTGTGAAGAATGGTGCAGGTGTTGTATGTCGAATTCAG GTTAGTAACTCCATTTGCATAGAGAAATTCTCCGACTTTCCACAACTTGGGAGATTCACTCTTCGCACTGAAG GAAAAACTGTCGCCGTGGGAAAAGTCATGGGTTTTTAA
- the LOC131594400 gene encoding eukaryotic peptide chain release factor GTP-binding subunit-like isoform X2: MDIEEDIRSLQLESAEDSNGVVSPDDGKTEVEESINTNQDVEEPTNAKEDPKPEVQAQSIKTDIKDKEVPPVQDEEDEEVAVKRHLNVVFIGHVDAGKSTTGGQILFLSGQVDERTIQKYEKEAKDKSRESWYMAYIMDTNEEERAKGKTVEVGRAHFETETSRFTILDAPGHKSYVPNMISGASQADIGVLVISARKGEFETGYEKGGQTREHVQLAKTLGVSKLVVVVNKMDDPTVKWSKERYDEIESKMTPFLKQSGYNVKKDVLFLPISGLIGTNLKTRMGKSICPWWDGPCLFEALDAIEIPLRDPKAPFRMPILDKFKDMGTVVMGKVESGSIREGDSLLIMPNKDHVKVVAIFIDENRVKRAGPGENLRVRVSGVEEEDISSGFILSSTANPIPAVTEFVAQLAILELLDNAIFTAGYKAILHVHSVVEECEVIELMHQIDPKTKKPMKKKVLFVKNGAGVVCRIQVSNSICIEKFSDFPQLGRFTLRTEGKTVAVGKVMGF; the protein is encoded by the exons ATGG ATATTGAGGAGGACATCCGATCCTTACAGCTTGAGTCGGCAG AAGACAGCAATGGGGTTGTAAGTCCAGATGATGGAAAGACAGAAGTCGAGGAATCTATTAATACAAATCAAG ACGTTGAGGAACCTACTAATGCAAAAGAAG ATCCTAAGCCGGAGGTTCAAGCACAATCTATTAAGACTGATATAAAAG ATAAAGAGGTTCCGCcggtgcaagatgaagaggacGAGGAGGTGGCTGTCAAAAGACACTTAAATGTTGTTTTTATTGGTCATGTGG ATGCTGGTAAATCGACAACAGGAGGCCAAATACTTTTCCTCAGTGGTCAGGTCGATGAAAGGACTATCCAAAAATACGAGAAGGAAGCCAAGGACAAAAGTAGAGAGAGCTG GTATATGGCTTACATAATGGACACGAATGAGGAGGAGAGGGCCAAG GGAAAGACAGTTGAAGTTGGAAGAGCACACTTTGAGACAGAGACGTCAAGGTTTACGATTTTGGATGCACCA GGTCATAAGAGTTATGTCCCTAACATGATCAGTGGTGCATCTCAAGCTGATATTGGAGTATTG GTAATCTCTGCTCGAAAGGGAGAATTTGAAACTGGATATGAAAAAGGTGGTCAAACCCGTGAACATGTTCAGCTTGCAAAAACACTGGGTGTGTCTAAGCTCGTTGTTGTTGTTAACAAAATGGACGATCCTACAGTGAAGTGGTCAAAAGAAAG GTATGATGAAATTGAATCGAAAATGACTCCATTTCTTAAGCAATCGGGTTACAATGTGAAGAAAG ATGTCCTGTTTTTACCTATATCTGGGCTGATCGGAACAAACCTAAAAACAAGAATGGGTAAAAGCATTTGTCCATGGTGGGATGGTCCTTGCCTATTTGAAGCTCTTGACGCCATTGAAATTCCTCTACGAGATCCTAAAGCTCCTTTCAG GATGCCCATACTCGACAAATTCAAAGACATGGGTACTGTTGTTATGGGCAAAGTGGAATCTGGTAGTATTCGTGAGGGAGATTCCTTGTTGATTATGCCAAATAAG GATCATGTGAAAGTTGTTGCTATATTTATTGATGAGAATCGAGTTAAACGTGCTGGACCTGGTGAAAATTTACGGGTTAGAGTATCCGGTGTTGAAGAAGAGGACATATCATCTGGATTTATCTTGTCTAGTACTG CAAATCCAATACCAGCTGTAACAGAGTTTGTTGCTCAGTTGGCAATCCTTGAATTGCTAGACAAT GCAATTTTTACTGCTGGGTACAAGGCTATCCTGCATGTCCACTCTGTAGTTGAAGAATGTGAGGTTATTGAGCTCATGCATCAAATTGATCCGAAGACAAAGAAGCCTATGAAAAAGAAAGTCCTCTTTGTGAAGAATGGTGCAGGTGTTGTATGTCGAATTCAG GTTAGTAACTCCATTTGCATAGAGAAATTCTCCGACTTTCCACAACTTGGGAGATTCACTCTTCGCACTGAAG GAAAAACTGTCGCCGTGGGAAAAGTCATGGGTTTTTAA
- the LOC131594400 gene encoding eukaryotic peptide chain release factor GTP-binding subunit-like isoform X4, translating into MDIEEDIRSLQLESAEDSNGVVSPDDGKTEVEESINTNQDPKPEVQAQSIKTDIKDKEVPPVQDEEDEEVAVKRHLNVVFIGHVDAGKSTTGGQILFLSGQVDERTIQKYEKEAKDKSRESWYMAYIMDTNEEERAKGKTVEVGRAHFETETSRFTILDAPGHKSYVPNMISGASQADIGVLVISARKGEFETGYEKGGQTREHVQLAKTLGVSKLVVVVNKMDDPTVKWSKERYDEIESKMTPFLKQSGYNVKKDVLFLPISGLIGTNLKTRMGKSICPWWDGPCLFEALDAIEIPLRDPKAPFRMPILDKFKDMGTVVMGKVESGSIREGDSLLIMPNKDHVKVVAIFIDENRVKRAGPGENLRVRVSGVEEEDISSGFILSSTANPIPAVTEFVAQLAILELLDNAIFTAGYKAILHVHSVVEECEVIELMHQIDPKTKKPMKKKVLFVKNGAGVVCRIQVSNSICIEKFSDFPQLGRFTLRTEGKTVAVGKVMGF; encoded by the exons ATGG ATATTGAGGAGGACATCCGATCCTTACAGCTTGAGTCGGCAG AAGACAGCAATGGGGTTGTAAGTCCAGATGATGGAAAGACAGAAGTCGAGGAATCTATTAATACAAATCAAG ATCCTAAGCCGGAGGTTCAAGCACAATCTATTAAGACTGATATAAAAG ATAAAGAGGTTCCGCcggtgcaagatgaagaggacGAGGAGGTGGCTGTCAAAAGACACTTAAATGTTGTTTTTATTGGTCATGTGG ATGCTGGTAAATCGACAACAGGAGGCCAAATACTTTTCCTCAGTGGTCAGGTCGATGAAAGGACTATCCAAAAATACGAGAAGGAAGCCAAGGACAAAAGTAGAGAGAGCTG GTATATGGCTTACATAATGGACACGAATGAGGAGGAGAGGGCCAAG GGAAAGACAGTTGAAGTTGGAAGAGCACACTTTGAGACAGAGACGTCAAGGTTTACGATTTTGGATGCACCA GGTCATAAGAGTTATGTCCCTAACATGATCAGTGGTGCATCTCAAGCTGATATTGGAGTATTG GTAATCTCTGCTCGAAAGGGAGAATTTGAAACTGGATATGAAAAAGGTGGTCAAACCCGTGAACATGTTCAGCTTGCAAAAACACTGGGTGTGTCTAAGCTCGTTGTTGTTGTTAACAAAATGGACGATCCTACAGTGAAGTGGTCAAAAGAAAG GTATGATGAAATTGAATCGAAAATGACTCCATTTCTTAAGCAATCGGGTTACAATGTGAAGAAAG ATGTCCTGTTTTTACCTATATCTGGGCTGATCGGAACAAACCTAAAAACAAGAATGGGTAAAAGCATTTGTCCATGGTGGGATGGTCCTTGCCTATTTGAAGCTCTTGACGCCATTGAAATTCCTCTACGAGATCCTAAAGCTCCTTTCAG GATGCCCATACTCGACAAATTCAAAGACATGGGTACTGTTGTTATGGGCAAAGTGGAATCTGGTAGTATTCGTGAGGGAGATTCCTTGTTGATTATGCCAAATAAG GATCATGTGAAAGTTGTTGCTATATTTATTGATGAGAATCGAGTTAAACGTGCTGGACCTGGTGAAAATTTACGGGTTAGAGTATCCGGTGTTGAAGAAGAGGACATATCATCTGGATTTATCTTGTCTAGTACTG CAAATCCAATACCAGCTGTAACAGAGTTTGTTGCTCAGTTGGCAATCCTTGAATTGCTAGACAAT GCAATTTTTACTGCTGGGTACAAGGCTATCCTGCATGTCCACTCTGTAGTTGAAGAATGTGAGGTTATTGAGCTCATGCATCAAATTGATCCGAAGACAAAGAAGCCTATGAAAAAGAAAGTCCTCTTTGTGAAGAATGGTGCAGGTGTTGTATGTCGAATTCAG GTTAGTAACTCCATTTGCATAGAGAAATTCTCCGACTTTCCACAACTTGGGAGATTCACTCTTCGCACTGAAG GAAAAACTGTCGCCGTGGGAAAAGTCATGGGTTTTTAA
- the LOC131594400 gene encoding eukaryotic peptide chain release factor GTP-binding subunit-like isoform X1, whose translation MDIEEDIRSLQLESADIAEDSNGVVSPDDGKTEVEESINTNQDVEEPTNAKEDPKPEVQAQSIKTDIKDKEVPPVQDEEDEEVAVKRHLNVVFIGHVDAGKSTTGGQILFLSGQVDERTIQKYEKEAKDKSRESWYMAYIMDTNEEERAKGKTVEVGRAHFETETSRFTILDAPGHKSYVPNMISGASQADIGVLVISARKGEFETGYEKGGQTREHVQLAKTLGVSKLVVVVNKMDDPTVKWSKERYDEIESKMTPFLKQSGYNVKKDVLFLPISGLIGTNLKTRMGKSICPWWDGPCLFEALDAIEIPLRDPKAPFRMPILDKFKDMGTVVMGKVESGSIREGDSLLIMPNKDHVKVVAIFIDENRVKRAGPGENLRVRVSGVEEEDISSGFILSSTANPIPAVTEFVAQLAILELLDNAIFTAGYKAILHVHSVVEECEVIELMHQIDPKTKKPMKKKVLFVKNGAGVVCRIQVSNSICIEKFSDFPQLGRFTLRTEGKTVAVGKVMGF comes from the exons ATGG ATATTGAGGAGGACATCCGATCCTTACAGCTTGAGTCGGCAG ACATAGCAGAAGACAGCAATGGGGTTGTAAGTCCAGATGATGGAAAGACAGAAGTCGAGGAATCTATTAATACAAATCAAG ACGTTGAGGAACCTACTAATGCAAAAGAAG ATCCTAAGCCGGAGGTTCAAGCACAATCTATTAAGACTGATATAAAAG ATAAAGAGGTTCCGCcggtgcaagatgaagaggacGAGGAGGTGGCTGTCAAAAGACACTTAAATGTTGTTTTTATTGGTCATGTGG ATGCTGGTAAATCGACAACAGGAGGCCAAATACTTTTCCTCAGTGGTCAGGTCGATGAAAGGACTATCCAAAAATACGAGAAGGAAGCCAAGGACAAAAGTAGAGAGAGCTG GTATATGGCTTACATAATGGACACGAATGAGGAGGAGAGGGCCAAG GGAAAGACAGTTGAAGTTGGAAGAGCACACTTTGAGACAGAGACGTCAAGGTTTACGATTTTGGATGCACCA GGTCATAAGAGTTATGTCCCTAACATGATCAGTGGTGCATCTCAAGCTGATATTGGAGTATTG GTAATCTCTGCTCGAAAGGGAGAATTTGAAACTGGATATGAAAAAGGTGGTCAAACCCGTGAACATGTTCAGCTTGCAAAAACACTGGGTGTGTCTAAGCTCGTTGTTGTTGTTAACAAAATGGACGATCCTACAGTGAAGTGGTCAAAAGAAAG GTATGATGAAATTGAATCGAAAATGACTCCATTTCTTAAGCAATCGGGTTACAATGTGAAGAAAG ATGTCCTGTTTTTACCTATATCTGGGCTGATCGGAACAAACCTAAAAACAAGAATGGGTAAAAGCATTTGTCCATGGTGGGATGGTCCTTGCCTATTTGAAGCTCTTGACGCCATTGAAATTCCTCTACGAGATCCTAAAGCTCCTTTCAG GATGCCCATACTCGACAAATTCAAAGACATGGGTACTGTTGTTATGGGCAAAGTGGAATCTGGTAGTATTCGTGAGGGAGATTCCTTGTTGATTATGCCAAATAAG GATCATGTGAAAGTTGTTGCTATATTTATTGATGAGAATCGAGTTAAACGTGCTGGACCTGGTGAAAATTTACGGGTTAGAGTATCCGGTGTTGAAGAAGAGGACATATCATCTGGATTTATCTTGTCTAGTACTG CAAATCCAATACCAGCTGTAACAGAGTTTGTTGCTCAGTTGGCAATCCTTGAATTGCTAGACAAT GCAATTTTTACTGCTGGGTACAAGGCTATCCTGCATGTCCACTCTGTAGTTGAAGAATGTGAGGTTATTGAGCTCATGCATCAAATTGATCCGAAGACAAAGAAGCCTATGAAAAAGAAAGTCCTCTTTGTGAAGAATGGTGCAGGTGTTGTATGTCGAATTCAG GTTAGTAACTCCATTTGCATAGAGAAATTCTCCGACTTTCCACAACTTGGGAGATTCACTCTTCGCACTGAAG GAAAAACTGTCGCCGTGGGAAAAGTCATGGGTTTTTAA